In Acidovorax sp. 106, the following proteins share a genomic window:
- a CDS encoding PQQ-binding-like beta-propeller repeat protein, whose amino-acid sequence MGIILALALAGCGGGGGGDASSPSPTPDNGAENGWLSFAWSQNNYTVVNGGSATLSLTATSSRTIAEQLNARVEVTPDFDGRVAVTAMSDLQYRATLQTSPKAALGKHSGQLTVYLCKDAPEVCAQPYPGSPWKVPYQFEVVAAPAPKPLSALPGATAWPNATGDLGANKYLSTTADLKPSNFTLRWNKSFAPTVPPFVTAQGKLFTGGGTLAAYNEHDGSAAWTSTVSGYTPAIANGKVLISDNRGLFTVDPASGSLQQTLSGVASSSLVTDGTSLYAGTGQRWNLTTNSPVWTSDHSEVVNFFTPGFSQNYIYTLSITSETVKAYSTTTGNLVASIPVTWRASGAARLFNLTALGDDQVILSHYNSGWSALSAFSVQGNKKLWSVSAGFRSAPVIADNTAYVVNAPGNDFGPPSLEARSTATGELLWSTQLPDGTLSPSDGIVYNIAIVGNWVFVSSNRTSGGSTYAVSRQNHAQAWSHPLAGNLSASANGLLYIATPAGQLSAINLQ is encoded by the coding sequence TTGGGAATTATTCTTGCGTTGGCGTTGGCTGGTTGTGGCGGTGGAGGCGGCGGCGATGCATCAAGCCCCTCACCGACGCCTGATAACGGCGCGGAAAACGGATGGCTGAGCTTCGCCTGGAGTCAAAACAACTACACAGTGGTGAATGGCGGCTCAGCCACACTCTCACTGACAGCGACATCCTCGCGCACCATTGCCGAACAACTCAATGCCCGCGTGGAAGTCACCCCTGACTTTGACGGCAGGGTGGCCGTCACGGCCATGAGTGACCTGCAGTATCGAGCCACCTTGCAGACGTCGCCAAAGGCGGCCCTGGGCAAACACTCCGGCCAACTGACGGTGTATCTGTGCAAGGACGCACCAGAGGTCTGCGCCCAGCCCTACCCAGGATCGCCCTGGAAGGTTCCGTACCAGTTTGAAGTGGTTGCTGCCCCTGCCCCAAAGCCACTGAGCGCGTTGCCCGGAGCCACCGCATGGCCCAATGCCACTGGTGACCTGGGCGCTAACAAGTACCTATCCACCACAGCCGACCTCAAGCCCAGCAACTTCACGTTGCGCTGGAACAAAAGCTTCGCCCCCACCGTTCCTCCCTTTGTCACAGCGCAAGGCAAATTATTCACAGGTGGCGGCACGCTGGCGGCCTACAACGAGCACGACGGCAGCGCCGCCTGGACCTCCACGGTCAGCGGCTACACCCCCGCTATTGCCAACGGCAAAGTTCTGATCAGTGACAACCGGGGACTCTTCACCGTAGACCCGGCCAGCGGCTCACTTCAGCAAACCCTCAGTGGCGTAGCGTCCAGCAGTTTGGTGACTGACGGTACGTCGCTCTACGCAGGCACAGGGCAACGATGGAACTTGACGACCAACAGCCCGGTTTGGACGAGCGATCACAGTGAAGTCGTGAACTTCTTCACACCCGGTTTCAGCCAGAACTACATCTACACGCTGTCCATCACCTCTGAAACCGTGAAGGCATACAGCACCACTACCGGCAACCTCGTCGCATCCATCCCCGTCACATGGCGCGCCAGCGGTGCCGCACGCCTCTTCAACCTGACCGCTTTGGGCGATGACCAAGTCATCCTGTCTCACTACAACTCCGGCTGGTCCGCACTCAGCGCGTTTTCAGTGCAGGGCAACAAAAAGCTGTGGAGCGTGAGTGCAGGCTTCCGCAGTGCGCCCGTCATTGCAGACAACACCGCGTATGTGGTGAACGCCCCCGGCAATGACTTTGGCCCTCCTAGCCTGGAGGCTCGCTCCACCGCCACTGGCGAGTTACTGTGGTCTACCCAACTGCCCGACGGCACACTGAGCCCGAGTGACGGCATCGTCTACAACATTGCCATCGTCGGCAATTGGGTTTTCGTCTCGTCCAACCGCACCAGCGGCGGCTCCACGTATGCAGTCAGTCGCCAAAATCACGCACAGGCTTGGTCTCACCCCCTTGCAGGCAACTTGTCCGCGTCCGCCAACGGTCTGCTCTACATTGCCACTCCTGCCGGGCAGCTTTCGGCTATCAACCTTCAGTGA
- a CDS encoding ABC transporter ATP-binding protein, translating to MTAALHPPSSAPIPKPLAVPAHEPPIVEAKGLWSVFGKGTEAFAVHQDLEFSVQRGEMLSLVGGSGTGKTVLLRQILGLARPTRGSVTVLGRPASEMGREGAASRVGMLFQHGALFSAFNVLDNVAFALREQGTLPDELVRAAALVKLQMVGLKPEHATRMPADLSGGMVKRVALARALIMDPPLLLLDEPTAGLDPSSSDDFCALVRELRAALGLTVIMVTHDLDTLFALSTRVAVLADKKVIVTGPPQEVAHFKHPFIEHFFMGERGQRAMAPLQPTAVAHAAPANTATSTPASVPPKDL from the coding sequence ATGACCGCCGCGCTGCACCCCCCGTCTTCCGCCCCCATTCCGAAACCCCTCGCCGTGCCCGCCCACGAGCCACCCATCGTCGAAGCCAAAGGCCTGTGGAGCGTGTTTGGCAAAGGCACCGAAGCCTTTGCCGTGCACCAAGACCTAGAGTTCAGCGTGCAGCGCGGCGAGATGCTCTCGCTGGTCGGCGGCTCGGGCACCGGCAAAACCGTGCTGCTGCGCCAAATACTGGGCCTGGCCCGCCCCACACGCGGCAGCGTCACCGTGCTGGGCCGCCCCGCATCAGAAATGGGCCGCGAAGGCGCCGCCAGCCGCGTGGGCATGCTGTTCCAGCACGGCGCGCTGTTCTCGGCCTTCAACGTGCTCGATAACGTCGCTTTTGCCCTGCGCGAGCAAGGCACCCTGCCCGACGAGCTGGTGCGCGCCGCCGCCCTCGTCAAGCTGCAGATGGTGGGCCTGAAGCCCGAGCACGCCACCCGCATGCCCGCCGATTTGTCGGGCGGCATGGTCAAGCGCGTGGCCCTGGCACGCGCCCTCATCATGGACCCGCCCCTTTTGCTGCTCGACGAGCCCACCGCCGGGCTGGACCCGAGCAGCTCCGACGACTTCTGCGCCCTGGTGCGCGAGCTGCGCGCGGCCCTGGGCCTTACCGTCATCATGGTCACGCACGACCTGGACACCCTCTTTGCCCTGAGCACCCGCGTGGCCGTGCTGGCCGATAAAAAAGTCATCGTCACCGGCCCCCCTCAAGAGGTGGCCCACTTCAAGCACCCGTTCATCGAACACTTCTTCATGGGCGAACGCGGCCAACGCGCCATGGCCCCGCTGCAGCCCACCGCGGTGGCCCATGCAGCGCCAGCCAACACCGCCACATCCACGCCCGCATCTGTGCCCCCCAAGGACCTCTGA
- a CDS encoding ABC-type transport auxiliary lipoprotein family protein: protein MNAIKNIASSARLASATGTFCLILLAGCSALPSAPNRPVSYDFGPGLTRYAPADRAAQPTPLAPIALADVEATGLAEGSTAVQYRLAYADAQQLRPYTLARWTQPPVQLVQQALRAQLGQRRPVLQDADAAAQARDTARGGKLPAVLRIELEEFSHLFTSPTESTGLLRLRATLVDPTPAGETLLGQRVFIVQKPALTADAAGGTRALAEAARQVAQEVDEWVGAAVR, encoded by the coding sequence ATGAATGCTATTAAAAACATAGCTTCTAGCGCTCGTTTAGCAAGCGCTACAGGCACTTTTTGCTTGATATTGCTGGCCGGTTGCAGCGCCTTGCCCTCCGCGCCCAACCGCCCAGTGTCCTACGATTTTGGCCCCGGCCTCACCCGCTACGCCCCGGCCGACCGCGCAGCCCAGCCCACCCCCCTGGCCCCCATTGCCCTGGCCGACGTAGAAGCCACCGGCCTGGCCGAAGGCAGCACCGCCGTGCAATACCGCCTGGCCTACGCCGACGCCCAGCAACTGCGCCCCTACACCCTGGCCCGCTGGACGCAGCCCCCCGTGCAACTCGTGCAACAAGCCCTGCGCGCCCAACTGGGCCAGCGCCGCCCCGTGCTGCAAGACGCTGACGCCGCAGCCCAAGCCCGCGACACCGCCCGAGGCGGCAAACTGCCCGCCGTACTGCGCATCGAGTTGGAAGAATTCAGCCACCTCTTCACATCGCCCACCGAAAGCACCGGCCTGCTGCGCCTGCGCGCCACCCTGGTAGACCCCACCCCCGCAGGCGAAACCCTGCTGGGCCAACGCGTGTTCATCGTGCAAAAGCCCGCCCTGACAGCGGATGCGGCGGGGGGCACCCGCGCCCTGGCCGAGGCTGCGCGGCAGGTGGCGCAAGAGGTGGATGAGTGGGTGGGGGCTGCGGTGAGGTGA
- a CDS encoding TSUP family transporter, which translates to MEWIFITLASLFAGFIDAIVGGGGLILTPALFAAFPGTAPATLFGTNKAGSVWGTAMATWQYSRRVEMRWRALLPAAGAGFAGAFTGAWTVTALSPDFLRKVLPLVLLAVLAYTLAKKDLGRHHAPRFAGRAEVWVACLVGLGIGFYDGFFGPGTGSFFVFLFVRLLGYDFLNASASAKLLNCATNIAAITLFAFKGHVWWHYAVTLAIANVVGSMAGTHMALKHGTGFVRGIFIVVVSSLILKTGYDAFLR; encoded by the coding sequence ATGGAATGGATTTTTATTACCCTGGCCTCGCTCTTCGCAGGCTTTATCGACGCGATTGTGGGTGGGGGCGGACTGATTCTGACCCCCGCGCTGTTTGCCGCTTTTCCGGGCACCGCCCCGGCCACTTTGTTTGGCACCAACAAGGCCGGCTCGGTCTGGGGCACGGCCATGGCCACTTGGCAGTACAGCCGCCGGGTAGAGATGCGCTGGCGCGCCCTGCTGCCCGCTGCGGGCGCGGGCTTTGCGGGCGCCTTTACCGGGGCCTGGACGGTCACGGCCCTGTCGCCCGACTTCTTGCGCAAGGTGCTGCCCCTGGTGCTACTGGCCGTACTGGCCTACACGCTGGCCAAAAAAGACCTGGGCCGCCACCACGCCCCGCGCTTTGCGGGCCGCGCCGAGGTGTGGGTGGCCTGCCTGGTGGGCCTGGGCATTGGCTTTTACGACGGCTTCTTTGGCCCCGGCACCGGCAGCTTCTTTGTCTTCCTGTTCGTGCGCCTGCTGGGCTATGACTTTCTGAACGCATCGGCTTCGGCCAAACTGCTCAACTGCGCCACCAACATTGCCGCCATCACGCTGTTCGCCTTCAAGGGCCATGTGTGGTGGCACTACGCCGTCACGCTGGCCATTGCCAACGTGGTGGGCAGCATGGCGGGCACGCACATGGCGCTCAAGCACGGCACCGGTTTTGTGCGCGGCATCTTCATCGTGGTGGTGAGCAGCCTGATCCTAAAGACGGGCTACGACGCGTTCTTGCGCTGA
- a CDS encoding GMC family oxidoreductase, whose amino-acid sequence MSDTQFDYIIIGGGTAGALLCNRLSADGRHRVLLIEAGRKDDYHWIHIPVGYLYCIGNPRTDWLYHTEPDAGLNGRTLRYPRGKTLGGCSSINGMIYMRGQARDYDQWAQLTGDDSWRWDNALPYFRRHEDHWRLDQPEGVNENFKRLHGNKATGSTGEWRVEKQRLRWDVLDAFAQAAQEAGIAATDDFNRGTNEGVGYFEVNQKSGWRWNTAKAFLRPTCYGRPNFEMWTSAQAAQLLIETQPDGQRRCSGVKVWDGQQMVTAHASREVVLSAGAVNSPQLLQLSGIGPAALLRQHGLEVAVDLPGVGANLQDHLQIRSVFKVQGVPTLNTMANSLVGKAKIGLEYVLKRSGPMSMAPSQLGAFTRSSAEHVHPNIQYHVQPLSLDAFGEPLHSFPAFTASVCNLNPTSRGTVQIKNADFRTAPAIAPNYLSTPEDRKVAADSLRVTRRIVAQPALDKYRPEEWKPGVQYQTDADLARLAGDIATTIFHPVGTTKMGHDLDPMAVLDSQMRVRDGRGGVVHGLRVVDAGAMPTITSGNTNSPTLMMAERAAQWMVEAQRAG is encoded by the coding sequence ATGAGCGACACCCAGTTTGACTACATCATCATTGGCGGCGGCACTGCGGGTGCCCTGCTGTGCAACCGCCTGAGCGCGGACGGCCGCCACCGCGTGCTGCTGATCGAAGCGGGTCGAAAAGACGACTACCACTGGATCCACATTCCCGTGGGCTACCTGTATTGCATTGGCAACCCGCGCACCGACTGGCTGTACCACACCGAACCCGACGCAGGCCTGAACGGCCGCACCCTGCGCTACCCGCGCGGCAAGACGCTGGGCGGCTGCAGCAGCATCAACGGCATGATCTACATGCGCGGCCAGGCCCGCGACTACGACCAGTGGGCCCAGCTGACGGGCGACGACAGCTGGCGCTGGGACAACGCCCTGCCCTACTTTCGTCGGCATGAAGACCACTGGCGGCTGGACCAGCCCGAAGGCGTCAACGAAAACTTCAAGCGCCTGCACGGCAACAAGGCCACGGGCAGCACGGGCGAGTGGCGCGTAGAAAAACAGCGCCTGCGCTGGGATGTGCTGGACGCCTTTGCCCAGGCCGCGCAGGAGGCAGGCATTGCCGCCACCGACGACTTCAACCGGGGCACCAACGAGGGCGTGGGCTACTTTGAGGTGAACCAGAAAAGCGGCTGGCGCTGGAACACGGCCAAGGCCTTTTTGCGGCCCACCTGCTACGGGCGGCCCAACTTTGAGATGTGGACCAGCGCGCAGGCGGCGCAGCTCCTCATCGAGACGCAGCCCGACGGGCAGCGCCGCTGCAGCGGCGTGAAGGTGTGGGACGGCCAGCAGATGGTGACCGCCCACGCCAGCCGCGAGGTGGTGCTCAGCGCAGGCGCCGTCAACTCGCCGCAGTTGCTGCAGCTGTCGGGCATCGGGCCTGCTGCGCTGCTGCGCCAACACGGACTGGAAGTAGCGGTGGACCTGCCCGGCGTGGGCGCCAATTTGCAAGACCACCTGCAGATCCGCTCGGTCTTCAAGGTGCAGGGCGTGCCCACGCTCAACACCATGGCCAACTCGCTGGTGGGCAAGGCCAAGATCGGGCTGGAATATGTGCTCAAGCGCAGTGGGCCCATGAGCATGGCGCCGTCGCAACTGGGCGCCTTCACCCGCAGCAGCGCAGAGCATGTGCACCCCAACATCCAGTACCACGTGCAGCCTTTGTCGCTGGATGCGTTTGGCGAGCCGCTGCACAGCTTCCCGGCCTTTACGGCCAGCGTGTGCAACCTGAACCCCACCAGCCGGGGCACCGTGCAAATCAAGAACGCAGACTTCCGCACCGCCCCGGCCATTGCCCCCAACTACCTGAGCACCCCCGAGGACCGCAAAGTGGCCGCCGACAGCCTGCGCGTGACGCGCCGCATCGTGGCCCAGCCCGCGCTGGACAAGTACCGGCCCGAGGAGTGGAAGCCAGGCGTGCAGTACCAGACCGACGCAGACCTGGCGCGGCTGGCGGGCGACATTGCCACCACCATCTTCCACCCCGTGGGCACCACCAAAATGGGGCACGACCTGGACCCCATGGCGGTGCTAGACAGCCAGATGCGCGTGCGCGATGGGCGCGGCGGCGTGGTGCACGGCCTGCGCGTGGTGGACGCTGGGGCGATGCCCACCATCACCAGCGGCAACACCAATTCGCCCACACTGATGATGGCCGAGCGCGCCGCGCAGTGGATGGTGGAGGCGCAGCGCGCGGGCTGA
- a CDS encoding MlaD family protein: protein MENKSHALAAGTFVIVVAALLAGLAIWLTRDNANYDQYELSTREGVSGLQPQAAVRYKGVAVGKVQRIGFDPQVPGNVLIRIAVNHNAPINPTTFATLGYQGVTGLAHVLLDDAAQPLPPLPEGPSGLPRLTLKPSPFGRIAEQAPNILAQVEEATRRINQLLGDENQQRITQALGHIGQAASSVNTLTQRVDAVVQNRLDPALASLPPLAADARKTMQSLQTAGNSVTTLAQDLGGTARRLSEKGGAIDQLTHGTQVMAAAADNFSRSTLPSINRAADETGRAVRQMGLAAASVADNPQLFIYGSGRLPPGPGEPGFAPPLAQP from the coding sequence ATGGAAAACAAATCACACGCCCTCGCCGCAGGCACCTTCGTCATCGTCGTGGCCGCCCTGCTCGCGGGCCTGGCCATCTGGCTCACCCGCGACAACGCCAACTACGACCAGTACGAACTCTCCACCCGCGAAGGCGTCAGCGGCCTACAGCCCCAGGCCGCTGTGCGCTACAAAGGCGTGGCCGTGGGCAAAGTGCAGCGCATCGGGTTTGACCCGCAAGTGCCCGGCAACGTGCTCATCCGCATCGCCGTCAACCACAACGCCCCCATCAACCCCACCACCTTCGCCACCCTGGGCTACCAAGGCGTCACCGGCCTGGCCCACGTGCTGCTGGACGACGCCGCCCAGCCCCTGCCCCCCTTGCCCGAAGGCCCCAGCGGCCTGCCGCGCCTCACGCTCAAGCCATCGCCCTTTGGCCGCATCGCAGAGCAGGCCCCCAACATCCTCGCCCAGGTCGAAGAAGCCACCCGCCGCATCAACCAACTGCTGGGCGACGAAAACCAACAACGCATCACCCAGGCCCTGGGCCACATCGGCCAGGCCGCCAGCAGCGTCAACACCCTCACCCAGCGCGTGGACGCCGTGGTGCAAAACCGCCTCGACCCCGCCCTGGCATCCCTGCCGCCGCTGGCTGCGGACGCGCGCAAAACCATGCAATCCCTGCAAACCGCAGGCAACAGCGTGACCACCCTGGCGCAAGACCTGGGCGGCACCGCCCGCCGCCTCAGCGAAAAAGGCGGCGCCATCGATCAGCTCACCCACGGCACCCAGGTCATGGCCGCAGCGGCCGACAACTTCAGCCGCTCCACCCTGCCCAGCATCAACCGCGCCGCCGACGAAACCGGCCGCGCCGTGCGCCAAATGGGCCTGGCCGCCGCCAGCGTTGCCGACAACCCCCAACTCTTCATCTACGGCAGCGGCCGCCTGCCCCCCGGCCCCGGCGAGCCCGGCTTTGCCCCACCCCTGGCCCAACCCTGA
- a CDS encoding ABC transporter permease: MTTDSAAPCIVRTDTPEGPCAQPQGRWGAAELGTRAQWKLLRRQLQDNAPAAALGWDLRALQWLDHVGAQLLWNHWGRVWPARLALTDVQRTLLERVAQLTIANPPAPAPWRLFDQVDHLGVLVLHGLDHARHVVQMVGQLVLDLLRLVRNPRRGPWRDISGHLYRMGATALPITALVGFLIGVVLAYLMSLQLRQFGAESFIVNILGISLIRELGPMLAAILVAGRSGSSITAQIGVMRVTEELDAMRVMGIPHGFRLVMPRTIALALAMPLISVWTTLAALAGGMMAADITLGISPSYFVQALPAAVKVGNLTLAMAKSVVFGGLIALIGCHWGLRVKPNTQSLGEGTTASVVTSITMVIIVDALFAVAFRNVGI, from the coding sequence ATGACCACTGACAGCGCCGCCCCCTGCATCGTCCGCACCGACACGCCCGAGGGGCCGTGCGCGCAGCCGCAGGGCCGCTGGGGTGCGGCCGAGCTGGGCACCCGCGCGCAGTGGAAGCTGCTGCGCCGCCAGCTGCAAGACAACGCGCCTGCCGCCGCCCTGGGCTGGGACCTGCGCGCCCTGCAGTGGCTGGACCATGTGGGCGCCCAACTGCTGTGGAACCACTGGGGCCGTGTCTGGCCCGCGCGCCTGGCGCTGACGGATGTGCAGCGCACCCTGCTCGAACGCGTGGCCCAGCTCACCATTGCCAACCCACCCGCCCCCGCGCCCTGGCGCCTGTTTGACCAGGTGGACCACCTGGGCGTGCTGGTGCTGCACGGGCTGGACCACGCCCGCCACGTCGTGCAGATGGTGGGCCAGCTGGTGCTGGACCTGCTGCGCCTGGTCCGCAATCCCCGGCGTGGCCCCTGGCGCGACATATCGGGCCACCTGTACCGCATGGGCGCCACCGCGCTGCCCATCACCGCGCTGGTGGGCTTCTTGATCGGGGTGGTGCTGGCCTACCTCATGAGCCTGCAGCTGCGCCAGTTCGGGGCCGAATCGTTCATCGTCAACATCCTGGGCATCTCGCTCATCCGCGAGCTGGGGCCCATGCTGGCCGCCATCTTGGTGGCGGGGCGCTCGGGCTCGTCCATCACCGCGCAGATTGGCGTGATGCGCGTGACCGAAGAGCTCGACGCCATGCGCGTCATGGGCATCCCGCACGGCTTTCGGCTCGTCATGCCGCGCACCATCGCCCTGGCGCTGGCCATGCCGCTCATCAGCGTGTGGACCACGCTGGCCGCGCTGGCCGGGGGCATGATGGCCGCAGACATCACGCTGGGCATCTCGCCGTCATACTTTGTGCAGGCCCTGCCTGCCGCCGTCAAGGTGGGCAACCTCACGCTGGCCATGGCCAAATCGGTGGTGTTCGGGGGGCTCATTGCGCTCATCGGCTGCCACTGGGGCCTGCGCGTTAAGCCCAACACTCAAAGCCTGGGCGAGGGCACCACCGCCTCGGTCGTCACCTCCATCACCATGGTCATCATCGTCGATGCGCTCTTTGCCGTCGCCTTCCGCAACGTGGGGATCTGA
- a CDS encoding RHS repeat-associated core domain-containing protein, with protein sequence MFIATANREESDRYQVIDSERLSPRRPTNTHGQVVWQWLITGDGEVAPTTGATGYAFEAPQLGGTNTSGSVYSEEVNSKLRYSGQVWVEETGLSYNLNRYYDLQAGRYVQAVPIGLDGGRPAPTLPRCERGRSGELPPSCITEG encoded by the coding sequence ATGTTTATTGCAACCGCAAATCGTGAGGAATCTGATCGCTACCAGGTCATAGACAGCGAGCGCCTGTCCCCCCGGCGCCCGACCAACACGCACGGGCAAGTGGTGTGGCAATGGCTGATTACGGGCGATGGAGAAGTAGCCCCCACCACTGGGGCCACAGGCTACGCGTTTGAAGCGCCGCAGCTCGGGGGAACCAACACCTCAGGCAGCGTGTACAGCGAAGAAGTGAACTCCAAGCTGCGCTACTCGGGGCAGGTGTGGGTTGAAGAGACGGGGTTGAGCTACAACCTGAATCGATACTATGACCTGCAGGCGGGGCGGTACGTGCAGGCCGTCCCGATTGGGCTGGATGGGGGGCGGCCAGCTCCCACGTTGCCTCGATGTGAGAGGGGGCGCAGTGGTGAGCTGCCCCCTTCATGCATCACTGAAGGTTGA
- a CDS encoding ABC transporter substrate-binding protein, with protein MKLLKTVVTAVALCAAFAAQARTLDEVKKDGKIIIATEGQFAPFNYFKGTQLTGFEVEVAELVVKKMGLKLEWKTLGFDALLTGLAQNRWDAVIASHGVTEERAKAVTFANPHYCSGGMIVAMDEKIRNAKDLTGKVVAVQTGTSYLTQVQKLAGVKEVKNFPQDTDAQRALISKRVDAWVSDKFVAKEAAAKNAKAGFKLGDMLFIERIAPAMALGNTGLADAWNKAFAEVLADGSYAAVSKKYFNEDVRCN; from the coding sequence ATGAAACTGTTGAAGACCGTTGTTACCGCCGTGGCGCTGTGCGCTGCCTTTGCCGCCCAGGCCCGCACGCTGGACGAAGTCAAAAAAGACGGCAAGATCATCATCGCCACCGAGGGCCAGTTTGCCCCCTTCAACTACTTCAAGGGCACCCAGCTGACGGGCTTTGAAGTGGAAGTGGCCGAGCTGGTGGTCAAGAAGATGGGCCTGAAGCTGGAGTGGAAGACCCTGGGCTTTGACGCCCTGCTGACCGGCCTGGCCCAAAACCGCTGGGACGCCGTGATCGCCTCGCACGGCGTGACCGAAGAGCGTGCCAAGGCCGTGACGTTTGCCAACCCCCACTATTGCTCGGGCGGCATGATCGTGGCGATGGATGAAAAAATCCGCAACGCCAAGGACCTCACCGGCAAGGTGGTGGCCGTGCAGACCGGCACCAGCTACCTCACGCAAGTGCAAAAGCTCGCAGGCGTGAAGGAAGTGAAGAACTTCCCCCAAGACACCGACGCCCAGCGCGCCCTGATCTCCAAGCGCGTGGACGCCTGGGTAAGCGACAAGTTCGTGGCCAAGGAAGCCGCGGCCAAGAACGCCAAGGCCGGCTTCAAGCTGGGCGACATGCTGTTCATCGAGCGCATTGCCCCCGCCATGGCCTTGGGTAACACAGGTCTGGCCGACGCCTGGAACAAGGCGTTTGCCGAAGTGCTGGCCGATGGCAGCTACGCCGCCGTGTCCAAGAAGTACTTCAACGAAGACGTGCGCTGCAACTGA
- a CDS encoding LysR family transcriptional regulator, translating to MKIENLADLHVLTHTARTGTLSAAARALGMTPAAASAALKRLEGQLGSRLFERSTRAMRLTAQGQILLDYAQRAFDLLAEGESMATAHHGTLVGTLRVAAPSDLARNLLLPWFDEFLAAHPGVELALSVSDQPLDVTRDEVDMALRYGPLADSHLIARPLTTTRPMLWAAPAYLERHGTPTTPQDLLQHNCIAFHIAGRPARTWRFGRDGQWTEVRVKGNRTADDAALARDWAIAGHGIIYKSVPYLHQELKHSPLVRLLPDWDTPPYPLQALLPSGRFVPARVRALVDFLVEKFDGLPKE from the coding sequence ATGAAAATCGAAAACCTGGCCGACCTGCACGTACTCACCCACACCGCACGCACTGGCACCCTCAGCGCCGCCGCCCGCGCCCTGGGCATGACACCCGCCGCCGCCAGCGCCGCCCTCAAGCGGCTGGAAGGGCAACTGGGCTCGCGCCTGTTCGAACGCTCCACCCGCGCCATGCGCCTCACCGCCCAGGGGCAAATCCTGCTCGACTACGCCCAGCGCGCCTTCGACCTGCTGGCCGAAGGCGAAAGCATGGCCACCGCCCACCACGGCACCCTGGTGGGCACCCTGCGCGTGGCCGCCCCGTCCGACCTGGCGCGCAACCTGCTGCTGCCGTGGTTTGACGAGTTTTTGGCCGCACACCCCGGCGTAGAACTGGCCCTGAGCGTGAGCGACCAGCCCCTGGACGTGACCCGCGACGAAGTCGACATGGCCCTGCGCTACGGCCCCCTGGCCGACTCGCACCTCATCGCCCGCCCCCTCACCACCACCCGCCCCATGCTGTGGGCCGCCCCCGCCTACCTGGAGCGCCACGGCACACCCACCACCCCGCAAGATCTGCTGCAGCACAACTGCATCGCCTTCCACATCGCAGGCCGCCCCGCCCGCACCTGGCGCTTTGGCCGCGACGGGCAATGGACCGAAGTGCGCGTCAAAGGCAACCGCACCGCCGACGACGCAGCCCTGGCCCGCGACTGGGCCATCGCAGGCCACGGCATCATCTACAAATCCGTGCCCTACCTGCACCAGGAGCTAAAGCACAGCCCCCTGGTGCGCCTGCTGCCCGACTGGGACACCCCGCCCTACCCCCTGCAAGCCCTGCTGCCCAGCGGCCGCTTCGTCCCTGCGCGGGTGCGGGCGTTGGTGGATTTTTTGGTGGAGAAGTTTGATGGCTTGCCGAAGGAGTGA
- a CDS encoding amino acid ABC transporter permease has translation MLIALWPQTWTRQQRSNATLVAAVVLMVLALSLLGELLSFLPEPIGSNAQAFSEGARTTLWLTLISGAVGLVLGTVAALARTARWVAVRWAASLYIWAIRGTPLLVQILFVYFALPVLVPGLNLPDFAAAVVALGLNVGAYNAEALRAGLLAVPRGQTEAARALGLGRVHVFLDVVFPQAFKISLPPLVSNFVALLKDSSLAYAIGVVELTNVGNRIQSATFQPIATLTTVAVTYLLLTTLVTQISNAVEYRFDVEGRNQ, from the coding sequence ATGCTTATTGCCCTTTGGCCGCAAACCTGGACGCGCCAGCAGCGCAGCAATGCCACCCTGGTCGCCGCGGTGGTGCTCATGGTGCTGGCCCTGTCGCTGCTGGGCGAACTGCTCTCCTTCCTGCCCGAACCCATTGGCTCCAACGCCCAGGCGTTCTCTGAGGGCGCCCGCACCACGCTGTGGCTCACGCTCATCAGCGGCGCCGTGGGCCTGGTGCTGGGCACCGTGGCCGCGCTGGCCCGCACCGCCCGCTGGGTGGCCGTGCGCTGGGCGGCCAGCCTGTACATCTGGGCGATTCGCGGCACACCGCTGCTGGTGCAGATTCTGTTTGTGTACTTTGCCCTGCCGGTGCTGGTGCCGGGCCTGAACCTGCCCGACTTTGCTGCCGCCGTGGTGGCCCTGGGGCTGAACGTGGGCGCCTACAACGCTGAGGCGCTGCGCGCGGGCCTGCTGGCCGTGCCGCGCGGCCAGACCGAAGCCGCTCGGGCGCTGGGCCTGGGGCGTGTGCACGTCTTCCTGGATGTGGTGTTCCCGCAGGCGTTCAAGATTTCGCTGCCGCCGCTGGTGAGCAACTTTGTGGCGCTGCTCAAGGATTCGTCGCTGGCCTATGCCATTGGCGTGGTGGAGCTGACCAACGTGGGCAACCGCATCCAGTCGGCCACCTTCCAGCCTATTGCCACGCTGACCACGGTGGCGGTGACGTATTTGCTGCTCACCACGCTGGTCACGCAAATCTCCAACGCGGTCGAGTACCGCTTTGACGTGGAAGGGCGCAACCAATGA